A window of Streptomyces puniciscabiei genomic DNA:
TGCCGTTCGCCGGGAGCCGGTGGGCAAGCGCATCACGGCCACGGTGGCGTTGGCCGCTGATCCCGGCGGAGACGCCTCGGTCACCAGCCGATGTGACCACGCCCGGTTGGGACGGGGTCGCCCTCGATTTCCGCCGACGGCTGACACCGGTGAAGCCGGTTGCGAACGCGCCATTCTGGCCCGCACGGCGGGTCTCCTGTACGGCCAGGCAGAAGACGCGGGACGGTGCGCACGGCCGGCGGGGACTCGTGCCGTGCGAAGTCAGCGGCATCGCCTTTTGGCGGGGTCTTGTCTGCTCCCGGCTGGGCGGACTTCGGGAGGCTGTCGAGCATGTTGTCCCACGTGTGAACCCCAGCACTTCTGATGGCTGTTTCCGGAAACCCCTCGCCCCCGCCCGTCAGGGAGAAGCGTTCTGGCTCGGGACGTGTGGGCTCGCCCCTACGCCTCGGCCTGATCATCGGTCATGGGCCCGACCGCTGGCGGACCGTAGCCCCCTCACCAGTGACCGATGATCTCCCCGGCAAGCTCTGCGCGATACCGCCGAATCCCGGCCGTCGGACAACTCGCCCGGGTTGGCGTCATAAGCCTGGTATAGATGGACAGCGGCCGTACTCATCCGGGTGCACGCCGTCGAGGGGCGATTCGGGCAGAGTGAGGGGAAGAGCGTGGATGTCCCACTCGAAACGGAGGGGCACTGCACCGTGCCGTCAGACGGCGGGGCATGGCTGGAAGTTCGTCCGCTGCTGGAGCGCCCAGGCGTGTATGCAAAAGGCGAGGTCGGCGTGAGCACGCGGCCGATGTGGCAGGAAGCCCTCTGCCGGCTGTCACGGCGGAGCGAGAGCTGCCTGTACGTCGAGATGTCCCGGCTGACGTTCATCGACGTGGCCGGGGTGACGGATCTGGCGATGACCGCACGGTCACTGAGTGGGGATCGTCTGCTCGTCCTTGAACAACCACCGCCCCAGGTACCGCGCATTCTGGACTTGTTCTGGTCCGGCCTGGGCGGGATCGAGGTGGCTGCATGACCGGCACCGCCCCCGGGCCCCAGGAGTTCGTGCACCCGGCGCTGTTCTACAGCGGGGAGCAGCAGTATGTGGCAGGTACAGTCCCCTTCGTCCTCGAGGGGCTGGCCAGGGAGGAACCGGTTGCGGTCGCCGCGCCGCCGGACCGACTCCAGCTGATCAAGGACCGGCTCGGTGACCAGGCCCGCCGTGTTCACTTCGTGGACATGACGCAGGCCGGCCGGAACCCGGGGCGGATCATTCCCGGAGTGCTGCGCCGGTTCGCCGATGCCCATGCCGGTGGACGGGTGCGCATCATCGGTGAGCCGATCTGGCCCGGTCGCAGCGCGGCGGAGTACCCCGCGTGCGTGCAGCACGAGGCGCTGATCAACGCGGCATTCACCGGCCGCGCCGTCACCATTCTGTGCCCGTACGACGTCGCCGGGCTCGACCAGGAGGTGCTGAAGGACGCCTTGGCCACCCACCCGGTGGTGGTCGCCGAGGGGAGCGAGACGGCTTCGGCGGCGTACAGTCCCGAGGAGATCGTCGCCCGGTACAACCAGGCTCTGCCCGTGCCGTCCGCCGCCCAGGCGACGAAGTTCGAAGGCAGTGGCCAATTGCCGACGGTACGCGAGTTTGCCGTACGGCAGGGCGAGCGGCTGGGGTTGGAGGGGACGCGGCTGCAGGATCTCCAGCTGGCGGTGGCAGAGCTGACCACCAACAGCGTCGTTCATGGAGCCGGTGGCGGCACGCTGCGGATCTGGGCGGAGGACAAGCAGGTCGTCTGCGAGGTGCAGGACGCGGGCCGGCTCACCGATCCACTGGCCGGCCGGCGCCCCCCGGCACCCGAACGGCCCGGCGGCCGGGGCCTGCTCCTCGTCAACCACCTCGCCGACCTCGTTCGCATCCACACCAGTGAGGCGGGTACCACGATCCG
This region includes:
- a CDS encoding anti-sigma factor RsbA family regulatory protein, with product MTGTAPGPQEFVHPALFYSGEQQYVAGTVPFVLEGLAREEPVAVAAPPDRLQLIKDRLGDQARRVHFVDMTQAGRNPGRIIPGVLRRFADAHAGGRVRIIGEPIWPGRSAAEYPACVQHEALINAAFTGRAVTILCPYDVAGLDQEVLKDALATHPVVVAEGSETASAAYSPEEIVARYNQALPVPSAAQATKFEGSGQLPTVREFAVRQGERLGLEGTRLQDLQLAVAELTTNSVVHGAGGGTLRIWAEDKQVVCEVQDAGRLTDPLAGRRPPAPERPGGRGLLLVNHLADLVRIHTSEAGTTIRFYIDR
- a CDS encoding STAS domain-containing protein produces the protein MDVPLETEGHCTVPSDGGAWLEVRPLLERPGVYAKGEVGVSTRPMWQEALCRLSRRSESCLYVEMSRLTFIDVAGVTDLAMTARSLSGDRLLVLEQPPPQVPRILDLFWSGLGGIEVAA